From the genome of Thermogutta terrifontis, one region includes:
- a CDS encoding class II aldolase/adducin family protein, with amino-acid sequence MDSQQKPRTTARGGGTPLNIQRLKQEICEIGDRLYKRGFAAANDGNISYRISENQVLCTPTMICKGFMKPEDLCIVDMEGRQIAGVRKATSEIKLHLAIMKARPDIRAVVHCHPPHATAFGIAREAVPLCVLPEVEIFLGEVPIAKYETPGTQEFANTILPFVEKCNVIILANHGTVSFGDTVEKAYWYTEILDAYCRMLMLAKSLGRINYFTEPEVKALLDLKQRLGYKDPRLELENCELCANDVFRDSWRESGVRQEVFQPPRFRSGQSGSCGVNPQLSEEEREQLVQLITDRVMEILKSQS; translated from the coding sequence ATGGATTCTCAGCAAAAGCCCAGGACAACCGCGCGTGGCGGCGGAACACCGCTGAACATTCAGCGACTGAAGCAGGAAATCTGCGAAATCGGCGACCGTCTATACAAGCGTGGTTTTGCTGCGGCAAACGATGGGAATATTTCGTACCGGATCAGCGAGAATCAGGTCCTGTGTACGCCCACGATGATTTGCAAGGGCTTCATGAAGCCTGAAGACCTCTGCATCGTGGACATGGAGGGCCGCCAGATTGCGGGCGTCCGAAAGGCCACGAGCGAAATTAAGCTCCATCTCGCTATCATGAAGGCTCGACCGGACATTCGAGCCGTGGTGCACTGCCATCCGCCGCACGCCACAGCCTTTGGCATCGCCCGGGAAGCGGTTCCGCTGTGCGTGCTTCCGGAAGTGGAAATCTTTCTGGGCGAAGTGCCGATCGCCAAATACGAGACGCCCGGCACGCAGGAATTCGCCAACACAATTCTCCCGTTTGTGGAGAAGTGCAACGTGATCATTCTGGCCAACCATGGCACCGTGAGCTTCGGCGACACGGTGGAAAAGGCCTACTGGTACACGGAGATCCTCGACGCGTACTGCCGGATGCTCATGCTGGCGAAGAGCCTGGGGCGAATCAACTATTTCACAGAACCCGAGGTCAAAGCCCTGCTGGATTTGAAACAGCGGTTGGGCTACAAAGATCCGCGTCTGGAGCTGGAAAACTGCGAACTCTGCGCCAATGACGTTTTTCGGGACAGCTGGCGGGAAAGCGGCGTCCGCCAGGAAGTGTTCCAGCCGCCTCGCTTTCGGTCAGGCCAAAGTGGCAGTTGCGGCGTCAATCCGCAGTTAAGTGAGGAAGAACGCGAGCAACTCGTCCAGCTCATTACCGATCGGGTGATGGAAATCCTCAAGTCGCAGTCCTAG
- a CDS encoding EutN/CcmL family microcompartment protein — protein sequence MLAGRVVGHATSTVKHPSMKGWKLLLVQPLAADGVSPDGDPVLVVDHLGAGRGDLVIVSSDGKHTQTIIGDPHTPVRWSVIGIVD from the coding sequence ATGCTGGCAGGACGAGTGGTGGGTCATGCAACGTCGACGGTGAAGCATCCATCCATGAAAGGCTGGAAGCTGCTGCTGGTTCAGCCATTGGCAGCCGACGGTGTTTCGCCGGACGGCGACCCGGTTTTGGTGGTTGATCACCTGGGAGCAGGTCGAGGGGATCTGGTCATTGTCAGTTCCGATGGCAAACACACACAGACGATCATAGGAGATCCACATACTCCTGTGCGGTGGTCGGTGATTGGGATTGTGGACTGA
- a CDS encoding EutN/CcmL family microcompartment protein, whose translation MRVGKVIGTVTLNRAHPTMIGARFKLVVPLSLEMLLGERPADAEELVLYDELGAHDGCLVAFSEGREAAQPFAEPKPVDAYLAAILDQVEVCPLREVLPVSAGE comes from the coding sequence GTGAGAGTTGGAAAAGTGATTGGCACCGTCACTCTCAATCGCGCGCACCCGACCATGATCGGGGCGAGGTTCAAGCTCGTGGTGCCGCTGTCCCTGGAAATGCTACTGGGCGAACGTCCAGCCGACGCGGAAGAGCTGGTTCTGTATGACGAACTGGGTGCTCACGACGGATGTCTGGTGGCCTTCAGCGAGGGCCGCGAGGCAGCGCAGCCATTCGCAGAACCGAAGCCGGTAGACGCCTACCTGGCGGCAATCCTGGATCAGGTGGAGGTTTGTCCACTCCGGGAAGTGCTTCCGGTCTCGGCGGGTGAATGA